Proteins encoded together in one Kitasatospora albolonga window:
- a CDS encoding endonuclease has product MSGRRSPSARRIADALVENCGRTYAEEAGIRLKNTPQPLYQLLVLSLLLSARIRAPVAVAAARALYGHGLRTPRRMADATWQQRVDALGEGHYRRYDERTATQLGEGAELVLDIWRGDLRRLREEADGDRDRLMEGLRRVPGIGPAGADIFVREVQSLWPEIGPWTGTKAVRGAERLGLPTSPGRPAEAGRGHDDAVFAAALVRAALDRDIVDEVMEAARAR; this is encoded by the coding sequence ATGAGCGGGCGGCGGTCCCCCTCGGCGCGCCGGATCGCCGACGCGCTGGTGGAGAACTGCGGCCGGACGTACGCCGAGGAGGCGGGCATCCGGCTGAAGAACACCCCGCAGCCCCTCTACCAGCTGCTGGTGCTGAGCCTCCTGCTCTCCGCCCGTATCCGCGCCCCGGTCGCCGTGGCGGCGGCCCGGGCCCTGTACGGCCACGGCCTGCGCACCCCGCGCCGGATGGCGGACGCGACCTGGCAGCAGCGGGTGGACGCGCTGGGCGAGGGCCACTACCGGCGTTACGACGAGCGCACCGCCACCCAGCTCGGGGAGGGCGCGGAGCTCGTCCTCGACATCTGGCGGGGCGATCTGCGGCGGCTCCGAGAGGAGGCCGACGGCGACCGCGACCGGCTGATGGAAGGGCTGCGGCGCGTCCCGGGCATCGGTCCGGCCGGGGCCGACATCTTCGTACGCGAGGTGCAGTCCCTCTGGCCGGAGATCGGCCCCTGGACCGGGACGAAGGCGGTGCGGGGGGCCGAGCGGCTGGGCCTGCCCACCTCCCCCGGCAGGCCGGCCGAGGCGGGGCGCGGGCACGACGACGCGGTGTTCGCGGCGGCGCTCGTGCGGGCGGCGCTGGACCGGGACATCGTGGACGAGGTCATGGAAGCGGCACGGGCCCGCTGA